Below is a genomic region from Echinicola rosea.
CAGGAATATGGCTGAAGTTAACGTCGGATTTGACGATGTCACAAAATGCAAATCCATCCATAACAGGCATCATCACATCGGTAATCACCAGATCGATCGGTTTTTCATTTAGTTGCTTGATACCTTCTTGGCCATTTTCAGCCCTATAGATATGGTATTCCCCTTTCAGCTGATCATAAATAAATTTTTGTAAATCATTATTGTCTTCCACAATTAAAATAGCCCTTCTTGAGGAGGAAGGTTTGGGTTGTTTTTGCGTTTTTTTCTGTTCGAACACATCAAGGTCTTTGATGGGAGACGCTGTTATCTTTATGGTGTTTTTTTGTTTGACAGGAAGGTCCAGTATAAAGGTGTTTCGACCTTTTGGGTTGCTGGGATCTACATGCAGTGTGCCACCATGCATCTCGGCAAGAGACCGTGCGAGGGGAAGGCCTAGGCCCGTCCCTGATGCGCTGTGCTTGTTGGACTCGTCACCGACTTGGAAAAATGGTTCAAAGATTTTCTCTCGGTTTTCCGGACTTATAAGGTTGCCGTCGTTGCTTACAATCACTTTGAAATGGGTGTCGTCAGGAGAAATGACCATTTCCAGTTGTGCAGTGCTTTCTGCATTTTTGATGGCATTGGAGAGCAGGTTACTGATGATTTTGGTAAAAGCCTCCCGGTCTATGTCTGCGAAGAAAGGTTCTGCTCTCTTTAGAAAGTGGAAGTTGATGTATTGCTGTTCGGCACTGCCTTTGAATCGTATGTAGTTGTCCTCCAGTAATTTGTTTATTTCTATTCTGGTAAAATTCAGGGTGATTCCTTTTTTTTCTGTTTTTCTAAAATCCAACAACTCATTGCTCAGATCGATCAGCCTATTGGTGTTTTTGTTCATAATCTGTAGGCTCTCTTTGACCGTAGGGGTGATGGAATTTTCTTTTTTTAGAATGCTCTCCAAAGGTCCTTTGATCAGGGTCAGCGGTGTTCTGATTTCATGGGTAATGTTAGTGAAGAATTCAATCTTTGATTGGTAGATTTCACGTTGTTTTTCATCTTCTAACCGCTTGAATGCAGCGGCTTGTCGATGATGGATCCGATTCTTGTAAAACTTTAGCACCAAGTAAAATGTTAAGACGATCAGTAAAGCATAGACCAAATAGGCCCATCTGGTCTGCCAGAAAGGGGGAAGTATGGTGATCTGAAGGCTCGTTTCCCGATCGCTCCACTCTCCAAAAACATCCGCCGTTTTGATTTTAAGGGTATAATCACCTGGCGGTAAATAGGAGTAGTTTATACGTTGATTTTGGGGGAGGTATGTCCAGTTTTTGTCGAAGCCCTCCATTTTGTAGGCATAGGGTAGGGCATCCGATGCGGTATAGCTGAGCGCCGCAAAATCAAAACTCAAAGAAGATTGGCTGTGGTTAAGCGTGATGGCTGAGGTTTTGGTGATAGATGCATCAAGAATCGGGTCTTCACCACCAATAGGTACAGGTGTATTGAAGATCTGAATACCCGTAATGACTACTGGTGGATCATACTCATAGGGTTCAAATTCCCTCGGGTCAAATGAAATAAAGCCATTGAGGCAACCAAAATAGAGCGTGCCGTCTTTTGCCCGATAGCCGCTTTTGTAGTTGAAAGGGTAGGGCATCAGGCCATTGTCCTTGGTAAACAGCCGGTATTCGGTGGTTTGGGGGTTGAATTCCAAAAGGCCCCGGTTACAAGTGATCCAGAGGTGACCTGAGATATCTTCCAAAATTTTATAGATACTATTGGAAGGAAATCCATTATCGGTGTTAAAAACCGTGAAGTCATCACTTTTTTCATTGTAAATACAAAACCCACCACCTTCTGTGGCGATCCACATCCTGTTTTGGCTATCTTCGAAAATATTGATGATGGAATAGTGAGGCAAAGAATTGGGATTATTGGGATCTGGACGGAATGTCTTGATGTTTCCAGTCTCAGGATTATAGCGAATCAGGCCATTGGAGTAGGTTCCAAGCCATAAATTGCCCTCATGGTCTTCTAGCATGTCATAAATGAATTGGTTCCCGATCTCATTGATAAAATCCACGGAATTGTCCTCTTCATTGAGTTTAAAAAGCCCTACCACCGTTCCCAGCCAGACTTGTTTGTTATGATCTACCAGCAGGCTTTGCATTTCATTGTCATCAGGGGTATTAAGCTCGCTGTGGATTTGGATGTTGTTTATCTTTTTGGTGTTGAGGTTGATGTGGTTTAGCCCGATTGCGAACGTCACCGTACCTACCCATAACTCATCATCTTTTCTTACCAGTCCATGGATATTATGATAGGAAAGGCTTTCTGAGGTGTTGTTAGGAAGATATACGGTGTATGTGTCTGATTTTGGATCATAGTGGTTAAGGCCTGCATCCTCTGTACCTATCCAAATGGTGCCTTTTTTACCTTCTTCAAACTCCCTGACGCGCTGTCCGCTAATGGTGTTGCTGTTGGGAATGGGGTAATGTTTTTTAAATTTTGAAGGATGGTTGGGGAGAAAATTCAATCCTCCAAAGTAAGTGCCTATCCACATTCCTCCTTCTATATCCCGTTCGATGCAGTACACGGCGTTGTCTGAAATGGAATAGGGGTCGTTAAGGTTTTCCTTAAAATGTTTGAACTTATTTTTTTCGAGGTCATAGATGAAAAGCCCTGATTCCGTAGCGATCCAGAGTTCATTATCAGAGATTTTGCAAAAATCCCTGATGAAAAGGTTTTTTCCGTTTGGAGCCTTGGTAAGCAGGGGAGTGACTTCTCCACTGTTTTTATCCATTTCCCAAACGCCCAGGTCCTTCGTTCCCAGTAATATATTGGTGCCGTGGTCTTCCATTTGTAGCACCGCGGCTTTGATCACCTCGGGGTGGGAAAGGTACTGCTGGAATTTCTCGGATTCAGGAAGGAATTTATGGACACCGAGCCTTGAATTGGCTACCCATACTTCTCCTTTTTCATCTACCAAAACATCGGTGGTGTTATTGTCATGAAGGTTGGTGTTGGTTCTGCTGATTTCTTGGTATTGGAAAAGGGAATCACTTTCAAGGTTATACCGAAAAAGTCCTCTGCTGTTGACCGCAAAGTAGATATTGCCGTTTAGATCTTCGGTGATTTTCCCTACTGACCCGTCAATCTGATTTCCTTTGGTGGAAATTTTATCAAAATGGCTAAACCGTTCAGTGGAGGAATTATAAGTGTACATGCCATGTGCTGTTCCCACCCAAATGGTGTTTCGGCTATCCTCAAACAGACCGTAAATAAAATTATCCTTCAAGCCGGATTCATTGCCGGCTTCTGGACTGAATACCTTAAAATTATGCCCATCGTAACGGTTGAGCCCATTTTTGGTGCCGAACCACATAAAGCCCTGCTGATCTTGAAGGATAGAAAAGACCGTACTTCCCGAAAGGCCGTCCTCCATGGTGATGTGCTCGAAATAATAGTCTTGATTTTGGCCAAAGCCTGGTAGGATGATCCCTGCACAACAAACTAGAAGTAGTAAAGTAGTTTTGATAAATGATCGCATATTTGACCTTTCTGGGTTTATTCTGTGATTAAATGTACTAAAAAGCCCTTGACCAAAAGTTAAGCCTACTGAAATATTACATTATGGCAGCACATTTTGAAGGAAAATTTGGGGTATCTGACTGATTTTTTTCATTTCATGGCCTTGACCTCAGGGTTGAATTTGGCGCAATATTTTGGCGCTGACCTCGGTTCGATTATAAAACCGTCACTGCGAGGCTTAGAGGGAGGCCTGAGCGGGTGGAAGCCGTGGCAGCTCGCCGCGGCGAGTTGCCACACCCTTTTCCAACCCACATCCTCCTAAAAAGGGGCCGCAATGACGCTTTTTATACTAAAAATAAGTCGAGCTCATTTTAATATGAATTTTATAATCTGTCTTTGGACGTATTGCCATCAGAAGCTTAAGAGTTCCCCCAAAAAAGACCTTTAAGCCAGGTAGATAAGCTTAAAGCAGGAAATGTGGCATTATATGAAGGATTTGTGATAAGGCTTTGGTAATGGCTTCCGTAGATTAGCATTGTGATAAAACTGCTAAAACCATTAAGTAAGTGGTATAAGGCAAAAAAAGTCAATAACAGTACTAAAGGTACTGAAGATGTGTAACCTTTAAGATCCCAAAATAATGAGATATCCATCCTACCAACGTGTCATGCCGGTGTTAAAGCAGGAGCCATTCTGCAACGGACGTCGGCAATTTCTTAGGCTACGGAAGACTATTGTCGATAAGCTGTGGCCAACAAACCATTCGGTTTGCCCATCTCCGCAGCTAGTTTACGTAGCAAG
It encodes:
- a CDS encoding hybrid sensor histidine kinase/response regulator transcription factor translates to MRSFIKTTLLLLVCCAGIILPGFGQNQDYYFEHITMEDGLSGSTVFSILQDQQGFMWFGTKNGLNRYDGHNFKVFSPEAGNESGLKDNFIYGLFEDSRNTIWVGTAHGMYTYNSSTERFSHFDKISTKGNQIDGSVGKITEDLNGNIYFAVNSRGLFRYNLESDSLFQYQEISRTNTNLHDNNTTDVLVDEKGEVWVANSRLGVHKFLPESEKFQQYLSHPEVIKAAVLQMEDHGTNILLGTKDLGVWEMDKNSGEVTPLLTKAPNGKNLFIRDFCKISDNELWIATESGLFIYDLEKNKFKHFKENLNDPYSISDNAVYCIERDIEGGMWIGTYFGGLNFLPNHPSKFKKHYPIPNSNTISGQRVREFEEGKKGTIWIGTEDAGLNHYDPKSDTYTVYLPNNTSESLSYHNIHGLVRKDDELWVGTVTFAIGLNHINLNTKKINNIQIHSELNTPDDNEMQSLLVDHNKQVWLGTVVGLFKLNEEDNSVDFINEIGNQFIYDMLEDHEGNLWLGTYSNGLIRYNPETGNIKTFRPDPNNPNSLPHYSIINIFEDSQNRMWIATEGGGFCIYNEKSDDFTVFNTDNGFPSNSIYKILEDISGHLWITCNRGLLEFNPQTTEYRLFTKDNGLMPYPFNYKSGYRAKDGTLYFGCLNGFISFDPREFEPYEYDPPVVITGIQIFNTPVPIGGEDPILDASITKTSAITLNHSQSSLSFDFAALSYTASDALPYAYKMEGFDKNWTYLPQNQRINYSYLPPGDYTLKIKTADVFGEWSDRETSLQITILPPFWQTRWAYLVYALLIVLTFYLVLKFYKNRIHHRQAAAFKRLEDEKQREIYQSKIEFFTNITHEIRTPLTLIKGPLESILKKENSITPTVKESLQIMNKNTNRLIDLSNELLDFRKTEKKGITLNFTRIEINKLLEDNYIRFKGSAEQQYINFHFLKRAEPFFADIDREAFTKIISNLLSNAIKNAESTAQLEMVISPDDTHFKVIVSNDGNLISPENREKIFEPFFQVGDESNKHSASGTGLGLPLARSLAEMHGGTLHVDPSNPKGRNTFILDLPVKQKNTIKITASPIKDLDVFEQKKTQKQPKPSSSRRAILIVEDNNDLQKFIYDQLKGEYHIYRAENGQEGIKQLNEKPIDLVITDVMMPVMDGFAFCDIVKSDVNFSHIPVIMLTAKNTLQSKIEGMELGADVYLEKPFSMDHLSLQIKNLLHYRDQVRQAFANQPMVNVETIAHTRADEEFLFQANEAILENLDNESFGVNELADILCMSQSSLLRKIKGVSKMTPNGYIRLVRLKKAAEMLQNGQYTVTEISEKVGFNSPSYFSKCFQKQFGELPKDFSKNSETL